One genomic segment of Mastomys coucha isolate ucsf_1 unplaced genomic scaffold, UCSF_Mcou_1 pScaffold22, whole genome shotgun sequence includes these proteins:
- the Ube2d4 gene encoding ubiquitin-conjugating enzyme E2 D4 isoform X2, producing the protein MALKRIQKELTDLQRDPPAQCSAGPVGDDLFHWHATIMGPNDSPYQGGVFFLTIHFPTDYPFKPPKVAFTTRIYHPNINSNGSICLDILRSQWSPALTVSKVLLSICSLLCDPNPDDPLVPEIAHTYKADKEKYNRLAREWTQKYAM; encoded by the exons GAACTGACTGACTTACAGAGGGATCCTCCTGCTCAGTGTTCCGCAGGACCTGTGGGTGATGACT TGTTCCACTGGCACGCCACCATCATGGGCCCG AATGACAGTCCTTACCAAGGAGGTGTTTTTTTCCTGACCATCCACTTCCCTACAGATTATCCTTTCAAGCCCCCAAAG GTTGCTTTCACTACCAGAATCTATCACCCTAATATCAACAGCAATGGCAGCATTTGCCTGGACATCCTGAGATCACAGTGGTCCCCAGCATTGACTGTGTCCAAAG ttCTCCTGTccatctgctctctgctctgcgaCCCCAACCCTGATGACCCACTGGTGCCAGAAATAGCCCACACTTACAAGGCCGACAAAGAGAA GTACAACAGACTAGCAAGAGAGTGGACACAGAAATATGCTATGTAA
- the Ube2d4 gene encoding ubiquitin-conjugating enzyme E2 D4 isoform X1 codes for MALKRIQKELTDLQRDPPAQCSAGPVGDDLFHWHATIMGPNDSPYQGGVFFLTIHFPTDYPFKPPKVAFTTRIYHPNINSNGSICLDILRSQWSPALTVSKVLLSICSLLCDPNPDDPLVPEIAHTYKADKEKYAPSLGWLCVQLPRFPRTSSCPSKPMYNRLAREWTQKYAM; via the exons GAACTGACTGACTTACAGAGGGATCCTCCTGCTCAGTGTTCCGCAGGACCTGTGGGTGATGACT TGTTCCACTGGCACGCCACCATCATGGGCCCG AATGACAGTCCTTACCAAGGAGGTGTTTTTTTCCTGACCATCCACTTCCCTACAGATTATCCTTTCAAGCCCCCAAAG GTTGCTTTCACTACCAGAATCTATCACCCTAATATCAACAGCAATGGCAGCATTTGCCTGGACATCCTGAGATCACAGTGGTCCCCAGCATTGACTGTGTCCAAAG ttCTCCTGTccatctgctctctgctctgcgaCCCCAACCCTGATGACCCACTGGTGCCAGAAATAGCCCACACTTACAAGGCCGACAAAGAGAAGTATGCGCCCTCTTTGGGTTGGCTTTGTGTGCAGCTGCCCAGGTTCCCACGGACATCTTCCTGCCCAAGCAAGCCCAT GTACAACAGACTAGCAAGAGAGTGGACACAGAAATATGCTATGTAA